The stretch of DNA TAGCGTTCGCCGGCGGCCACCCGCAGGATGGCGCGCTGCAGCTCTCCCGGCTCCACGTCCTTCACGACGTAGCCGTCCACGCCCGCCTGCACCGCTTCCACGAGGTACTCCTCGTTGTCGTGCATGGTGAGGACGAGGATGCGCACCTCGGGCCATTCGCTCTTCACCTGGCGCGCCACTTCCACGCCGTTGAGCTTGGGCATGGTGAGGTCGAGCAGGATCACGTCCGGCCGCAGGGCGCGCACCCGTTCGAGGCACTCGTAGCCGTCGCGCGCCTCGCCGACCACCTCCAGGCGGTCGGCGAATTCGAGCGCCCGGCGCAGCCCCTGCCGGAACAGCGGATGGTCGTCGGCGACGAGAACTCGAATGGGCGTCATGCCCAGCCATCTCCCTCCGCCTGGAGCGGGATCACGGCGAGGACGGTCGTGCCTTCTCCGGGCGCGCTCACGATGTCGAGCGAGCCACCCACGAGCCCGGCACGCTCGCGCATGCTCAGGAGGCCGAAGCCCCCCTGGCGCTGCAGCGCCTCGGCGACGTTGAACCCGGCGCCGTCGTCCTCGATGGCCACCGACAGCTGCCCGGGTTCGAAGCGCACCGTGACGGTCGCGCGCGTCGCGTCCCCGTGCTTCCACGCGTTGCTCAACGCCTCTTGCGCGATGCGGAACGCCGCCACCTCCACGGCGGGCGGAACGCGGCGCTCCGTTCCCTGCACGATCAAATCCGTGGCCAATCCGGTCCGTTCGCCGAATGTGCTCAGATACCCTCGCAGCGCGGGGATCAGTCCGAGGTCGTCGAGCGCCATGGGCCTCAGGTCGAAGATGATCTTCCGCACGTCCTGCAGGCTGTGGCGGACCAGCGTCTTCAACTGCTCCAGTTCGGCGAGGGCGCGGTCGCGGTCGATGGACAGCAGCTTCTGGCTGACCTCGATGCGAAAGACGACGTTCGCGAGGAGCTGCGCCGGCCCGTCGTGGATGTCGCGCGCGAGGCGGCGCCGCTCCTCCTCTTGCGCCCGGATGATGCTGAAGCCGGCGCGCTGGCGGTGATGGGCGCGGGCCGCGCGCCGTTCCCACTCCCGGCGCTGGGCATCGAGCGCGTCCAGCCGCGAGGCGAGCCGCTCCGCGTGCGCGGCGAGCGCGGCCGCGGCGTCGACCGTCTCCGGCGTGCGCCGCTCGCGCAGTTCCGCGGCGCTCCGCTCCAGGTCCTCCTTGATCGCCTGGACCTCCGCGACGTAT from Clostridia bacterium encodes:
- a CDS encoding response regulator transcription factor, which gives rise to MTPIRVLVADDHPLFRQGLRRALEFADRLEVVGEARDGYECLERVRALRPDVILLDLTMPKLNGVEVARQVKSEWPEVRILVLTMHDNEEYLVEAVQAGVDGYVVKDVEPGELQRAILRVAAGERYLQPDMAAKLMTGFQRLAREAQRREAGPLDILSDREWQILQLMVAGKANKEIGDALFISEKTVKNHTTNLFRKLGVQGRAQAVVEAIRRGWVRVDEGPTGGSSGPSVPA
- a CDS encoding sensor histidine kinase: MIPVPPDDTAELAEFAAAAARYVAEVQAIKEDLERSAAELRERRTPETVDAAAALAAHAERLASRLDALDAQRREWERRAARAHHRQRAGFSIIRAQEEERRRLARDIHDGPAQLLANVVFRIEVSQKLLSIDRDRALAELEQLKTLVRHSLQDVRKIIFDLRPMALDDLGLIPALRGYLSTFGERTGLATDLIVQGTERRVPPAVEVAAFRIAQEALSNAWKHGDATRATVTVRFEPGQLSVAIEDDGAGFNVAEALQRQGGFGLLSMRERAGLVGGSLDIVSAPGEGTTVLAVIPLQAEGDGWA